Proteins encoded in a region of the Mucilaginibacter sabulilitoris genome:
- a CDS encoding tetratricopeptide repeat protein: protein MDTYYTIEEKYLQALDKLSYGKTTKGLKLLNEIISNDPLYARAHHQLGIIYYYEIKDYQTAGYHFKTCMELEPSFPDNYIHYLDLLVFLNMEKTVLSVSAKALNTTGVDTAGIYELLGLFYEKNKQWANAMTNYHKAFMDVTHNKDKADIEQSLKRVRSKMEHTLAYTYHITE from the coding sequence ATGGACACTTATTATACTATCGAAGAAAAGTATCTGCAGGCCCTTGACAAATTATCATACGGAAAAACTACCAAAGGACTAAAGTTACTGAACGAGATTATCAGCAATGACCCTTTATACGCGCGTGCACATCACCAGTTAGGCATTATATATTATTACGAAATTAAAGATTACCAAACGGCAGGTTATCATTTTAAAACCTGTATGGAGCTTGAACCTTCATTCCCGGATAATTATATACACTATCTTGATCTGCTTGTGTTTTTGAACATGGAGAAAACGGTGCTCAGTGTATCGGCCAAGGCCTTGAACACTACAGGGGTTGATACAGCGGGCATTTATGAATTGCTGGGCCTGTTTTATGAAAAGAACAAGCAATGGGCAAATGCCATGACTAACTATCATAAAGCATTTATGGATGTAACCCATAATAAAGACAAGGCAGATATTGAACAAAGCCTTAAACGCGTACGCTCAAAAATGGAACATACATTGGCTTACACTTATCATATTACTGAATAA
- a CDS encoding c-type cytochrome, which produces MDLKKAPFLILTFVLLAAGLHAQTKHKAPLKKSRPLGLKASIAAGQKVFSQYCVSCHQADGLGVPHMNPPLVKTTYVLGDKTKLIKIVLNGFNEDVEINGETYSNSMASHDFLKDEEIANVLTFVRNSFGNKAPAITVAQVKTVRANNKKS; this is translated from the coding sequence ATGGACTTAAAAAAAGCCCCTTTTCTAATACTAACATTTGTATTACTCGCTGCCGGTTTGCACGCACAAACCAAACATAAAGCTCCTTTAAAAAAAAGCAGGCCTCTTGGGTTGAAGGCTTCCATAGCCGCCGGACAAAAAGTGTTCAGCCAATATTGCGTATCGTGCCACCAGGCCGATGGTTTGGGTGTACCGCACATGAATCCGCCTCTGGTTAAAACCACCTATGTTTTAGGCGATAAAACAAAACTTATAAAAATTGTTTTAAACGGCTTTAATGAAGATGTGGAAATCAATGGAGAAACATACTCTAACAGCATGGCCTCTCATGATTTTTTAAAGGACGAGGAAATTGCTAATGTACTAACTTTTGTACGCAACAGCTTTGGCAATAAAGCCCCGGCCATCACGGTAGCCCAGGTTAAGACTGTAAGAGCGAATAATAAAAAGAGCTAA
- a CDS encoding PQQ-dependent sugar dehydrogenase, which yields MKNRKLRSVLLPLMAVVGFIVFNACKSNDPANHNNSNPGTNSPITDGGAGLKLPAGFNAAIIADKLGGTREIALTPQNDIYVKLSRAKNGKSILFLHQEGDKATVKTGFGTYGGTGVYVKNGYLYASSDEEVFRYKLNAQNEVISPDQPEKIVTGLLSRREHEAKAITLDNDGNIYVNIGAYSNSCQIEDRKKGSPGQKGCPILDSAGGIWQFKADKLNQHYGDGVRYATGLRNVVGLDWNQQNNQLFVMQHGRDQLHDLFPDMFTTQQSAILPAECMYALKKGDNAGWPYMYYDQEQHKKILMPEYGGDGKKEGGQDAIDPVAAFPGHLAPNGLLFYTGDQFPEKYKNGAFIAFHGSWNRAPEPQAGYFVVFQPFKDGKPSGQWEVFANGFAGSAANTASGRADHRPCGLAQGPDGSIYVTDDNQGTIYKITYKKQ from the coding sequence ATGAAGAACAGAAAATTGCGCTCCGTATTACTGCCGCTTATGGCCGTAGTTGGATTTATAGTGTTTAACGCCTGCAAAAGCAATGATCCTGCTAATCACAATAATTCCAATCCGGGTACTAACTCGCCAATAACAGATGGTGGTGCAGGATTGAAATTACCCGCAGGGTTTAACGCGGCCATTATTGCCGACAAACTTGGCGGTACACGTGAAATTGCCCTTACCCCGCAAAACGATATTTATGTTAAATTAAGCCGTGCCAAAAACGGCAAAAGCATTTTATTTTTACATCAGGAAGGCGATAAAGCAACGGTAAAAACTGGCTTTGGCACTTATGGCGGCACCGGCGTTTATGTTAAAAATGGATATCTGTATGCCTCGTCAGATGAGGAGGTATTCCGTTATAAACTGAATGCGCAAAATGAGGTGATCAGCCCCGATCAGCCCGAAAAAATTGTTACCGGCCTGTTAAGTCGTCGCGAACATGAAGCCAAAGCCATTACGCTTGATAACGATGGCAACATTTATGTAAACATAGGTGCTTACTCTAACTCCTGCCAGATAGAAGATCGTAAAAAGGGTTCTCCGGGTCAAAAAGGCTGCCCTATTTTAGATTCGGCTGGTGGTATATGGCAGTTTAAGGCCGATAAACTTAACCAGCATTATGGCGATGGCGTACGTTATGCCACAGGTCTGCGTAATGTTGTCGGGCTCGACTGGAACCAGCAAAACAACCAGCTTTTTGTAATGCAGCATGGCCGCGATCAGTTACATGATCTGTTCCCCGATATGTTTACCACCCAGCAATCAGCCATTTTACCTGCCGAGTGTATGTATGCGCTAAAAAAAGGGGACAATGCCGGCTGGCCTTATATGTACTATGATCAGGAACAGCATAAGAAAATATTAATGCCCGAATATGGCGGTGATGGTAAAAAAGAAGGCGGTCAGGATGCTATTGATCCGGTGGCAGCTTTCCCTGGTCACCTTGCCCCTAACGGTTTACTGTTTTATACCGGCGACCAGTTCCCCGAAAAATACAAGAATGGCGCTTTTATAGCTTTTCATGGTTCGTGGAACCGCGCACCTGAACCACAGGCAGGCTACTTTGTGGTGTTTCAACCGTTTAAAGATGGAAAACCATCCGGCCAATGGGAAGTATTTGCCAATGGTTTTGCAGGCTCTGCCGCAAATACAGCGTCGGGCCGTGCCGATCATCGCCCATGCGGATTGGCGCAAGGCCCTGATGGATCAATTTATGTAACCGACGATAACCAGGGAACTATTTACAAAATAACTTATAAAAAACAATAA
- a CDS encoding LacI family DNA-binding transcriptional regulator gives MKKKLSIVDIANSLNISKTTVSFILNGRAREKRISEELVERVLKYVKEVGYKPNSLAKSLRTGKSNTIGLLVQDISNNFYATIARQIEDLAYKNGYKIIYSSTENDTQKTQELIAMFRDRHVDGYIIVPPEGIEEDIRSLIKDGLPVVMFDGYIPKVKTDYVVVDNLFSTYNATRYLVDKGHKHIAFITFKSGQTQMIERLDGYKQAMKESKNPTLIKEIDFLQEDKPMIDPVRDFLNEHKEIDAILFGNNRLSIFGLKVLRDLNKRVPEDVALISFDDYEFFELYNPSVTAIAQPIGDIADNVINILLRRLNTSNDNDSKEHITLHTTLKIRKSTE, from the coding sequence TTGAAGAAGAAATTATCTATTGTTGATATTGCCAATAGCCTGAACATATCTAAAACAACCGTCTCGTTCATTTTAAATGGCCGGGCACGGGAAAAAAGAATAAGTGAAGAGCTGGTGGAACGTGTTTTAAAATATGTTAAAGAGGTTGGCTATAAACCAAACTCACTGGCTAAAAGTTTACGTACGGGAAAATCAAATACTATAGGTTTATTGGTGCAGGATATATCCAATAACTTTTATGCTACCATTGCCCGCCAAATAGAAGATCTGGCGTATAAAAACGGTTATAAAATTATTTACAGCAGTACCGAAAACGACACCCAAAAAACCCAGGAGCTGATAGCCATGTTTCGCGACCGGCATGTTGATGGTTATATTATTGTGCCGCCCGAAGGTATTGAAGAGGATATCCGCTCCCTGATTAAGGATGGCCTGCCGGTGGTGATGTTTGATGGATATATACCCAAAGTGAAAACCGATTATGTAGTGGTTGATAATTTATTCAGTACCTATAACGCTACCCGGTATCTGGTTGATAAGGGGCATAAGCATATTGCTTTTATCACCTTTAAATCCGGACAAACCCAAATGATAGAGCGGCTTGATGGTTACAAACAGGCTATGAAGGAGAGTAAAAATCCAACGCTTATTAAAGAGATTGATTTTTTACAGGAAGATAAGCCGATGATAGACCCGGTGCGTGATTTTTTGAATGAACACAAGGAAATTGATGCCATTTTGTTTGGGAATAACCGCCTCAGTATTTTCGGTCTTAAAGTTCTCAGAGATTTGAACAAACGGGTACCCGAGGATGTTGCTTTAATTTCTTTTGACGATTATGAGTTTTTTGAATTGTACAATCCATCTGTAACGGCTATAGCACAACCCATTGGCGATATTGCCGACAATGTGATCAATATATTATTACGACGGCTGAACACATCAAACGACAATGATTCAAAAGAGCATATTACCTTACATACAACATTAAAAATCCGGAAGTCTACAGAGTAA
- a CDS encoding ABC transporter permease → MNPTLFHISWYNLVAVGIFFAGLTLALLSGFAQRPNRAANRFLAMALGLTVSVLAGLPVSCLLALGPLLYFYVRRLTQPEWRLNRKDLWQLCSLVLITFAPRWLIFSSVLPYLFLSHRLIQQYYNRLQPVLMDKSRFAFRWLDRVLWLLAVLCIIWLFNDFAGIGVAITLIGVTAAVLLKRDEINLLQAPAARPEGIQKKGRWLKEQMLAGRFYTDAELTLASLAVKLGIHPHELSRIINLGLKKSFSDFINELRVREVARKMQEPIYDRLTLLGIAWESGFNSKTTFNRVFKEITGKTPLEFKNTLKKEVPIDKLVLRSTTSPVILHHEKRNFMIRNYFKIAWRSLLNNSVSSFINLSCLSIGMAVAMLIGLWIYDEVSYNRSYAHYDRIAQVMVHATYDGTINTISSNPLPLAAELRSTYGNNFKQVVVSTATEQHRIVSGDKQFDESGRYMEPSVTGMLTLKMNYRSRAGLDEPNTILLSQHLSKKLFGEADPVGQIISIDKKQTVKVTGVYEDQPDNSEFRDLGFIAPFDLYLAAHDWARKTENNWSSQFVMIYTELNDHTRLDQVSAKIRDSKLSHVSGEQAVRKPIVFLQPMSRWHLYNQFENGVNVRSEALKYVWFYGIIGVFVLLLACINFMNLSTARSERRAKEVGIRKVIGSGRGQLVAQFYTESVLLAFLGFVLAIALVALSLPWFNGIAGKAMDIPWANPLFWLSGLSFALVTGLLAGSYPALYLSAFKPIKVLKGNFRVGPQAAVPRQVLVVLQFTVSIALIIGTIVVYQQIRFAQDRQVGYSRKDLVSINLAGEMQAKYDVLHNELKSAGAVMDMAESSSPLTSIWSTSTDFDWPSKAPDVKQEFGTIAVSSTYGKTVGWQFSSGRDFIAASTSDSSAFVINETAVKAMALKDPLNAVIKSGGESYRVIGVAKDMVMESPFKPASPTLFFLKGDRNCLLLKLNPALSAQAALGKVLNVFKRVAPGTPVDFKFVDEAYAAKFAAEVRIGNLAGCFAGLAILISCLGLFGMASFMAEQRIKETGIRKILGASVFNLWYSQALGFVKLVLAAFLIAAPLAWYFMHNWLDNYQYRISLSWWIFVIAGGGTVCLTLLTVSYQAVKTALTSPVKSLRNE, encoded by the coding sequence TTGAATCCAACCCTATTTCATATCAGCTGGTATAACCTGGTGGCGGTGGGAATATTTTTCGCTGGGCTGACACTTGCGCTGCTTTCAGGATTTGCGCAAAGGCCTAATCGTGCTGCGAACCGGTTTCTGGCGATGGCGCTTGGCCTGACCGTATCGGTGTTAGCAGGGTTGCCCGTATCGTGTTTGCTAGCGCTCGGGCCGCTGCTCTATTTTTACGTACGCCGGCTGACACAACCGGAGTGGCGGCTCAACCGAAAAGATTTATGGCAGCTATGTTCGTTGGTTCTCATCACTTTCGCACCGCGGTGGCTGATCTTTTCCTCCGTTCTGCCGTATCTGTTCCTGTCACATCGCCTGATACAACAGTATTATAACCGCCTTCAGCCGGTGCTGATGGACAAATCCCGTTTTGCTTTTCGCTGGCTCGACCGCGTACTCTGGTTGCTCGCTGTGTTGTGTATCATCTGGCTATTTAACGATTTTGCCGGTATTGGTGTCGCAATAACCCTGATCGGCGTGACAGCAGCGGTGCTATTAAAGCGGGATGAAATCAACCTGCTGCAAGCGCCGGCAGCCAGACCGGAAGGAATACAGAAAAAAGGCAGATGGCTGAAAGAACAGATGCTCGCCGGACGTTTCTATACGGACGCCGAGCTGACCTTGGCTTCGCTCGCGGTCAAATTAGGTATCCATCCGCATGAATTGTCCCGGATTATCAATCTGGGGTTGAAGAAGAGTTTCAGCGACTTTATTAACGAATTACGGGTCAGAGAAGTAGCCCGGAAAATGCAGGAACCAATATATGACCGACTGACACTGCTGGGCATCGCCTGGGAATCCGGCTTTAATTCGAAAACAACCTTTAACCGCGTTTTCAAAGAAATCACCGGTAAAACGCCGCTGGAGTTTAAAAATACCTTAAAAAAAGAAGTGCCAATTGATAAGTTGGTACTTCGTTCAACCACGAGCCCGGTAATATTGCACCACGAAAAACGCAATTTTATGATCCGGAATTATTTTAAGATAGCTTGGCGCAGCCTGCTGAACAACAGCGTATCCTCTTTCATTAATTTATCCTGCCTTTCTATCGGCATGGCCGTAGCCATGCTGATCGGGCTTTGGATCTATGATGAGGTTTCCTATAACCGCTCCTATGCACATTATGACCGGATCGCTCAGGTGATGGTTCATGCCACGTATGACGGTACAATCAACACCATCAGTTCCAATCCTTTGCCCCTTGCCGCGGAACTGCGGTCCACGTACGGCAACAATTTTAAACAGGTAGTCGTCTCGACCGCTACGGAACAGCACCGGATCGTTTCGGGTGACAAGCAATTTGACGAATCCGGCAGGTACATGGAACCAAGTGTAACCGGTATGCTTACGCTAAAAATGAACTACAGGTCCCGCGCAGGCCTCGACGAACCCAATACTATCCTGCTTTCGCAGCACCTGTCAAAGAAGTTGTTCGGGGAGGCCGACCCGGTCGGACAGATCATCAGTATCGATAAAAAGCAAACGGTCAAAGTCACCGGGGTTTACGAGGATCAGCCCGACAATTCCGAATTCAGGGACCTCGGCTTTATCGCGCCTTTTGACCTGTATCTCGCCGCGCATGACTGGGCCCGCAAGACAGAAAATAACTGGAGCAGTCAATTTGTGATGATCTACACCGAATTGAATGACCATACTCGCCTTGACCAGGTCTCGGCAAAGATCAGGGACAGTAAATTAAGTCATGTGAGCGGCGAACAGGCAGTGCGCAAGCCCATTGTGTTCCTGCAACCGATGAGCCGCTGGCATTTATACAATCAATTTGAGAACGGGGTAAACGTGCGCAGCGAGGCCTTGAAATATGTATGGTTCTATGGCATTATCGGCGTATTTGTGTTACTGTTAGCCTGTATCAATTTTATGAACCTGAGTACCGCCCGCAGTGAGCGGCGCGCGAAAGAAGTGGGTATCCGTAAGGTGATCGGCTCAGGCCGCGGCCAGCTCGTCGCGCAATTTTATACTGAGTCGGTGCTGCTGGCCTTTTTAGGATTTGTACTGGCCATTGCCCTGGTGGCTTTGAGCTTACCCTGGTTTAATGGCATTGCTGGTAAAGCGATGGATATACCCTGGGCAAACCCGCTTTTCTGGCTCAGCGGGCTCAGCTTTGCTTTAGTAACGGGTTTACTTGCCGGTAGCTACCCGGCGCTTTATCTGTCGGCTTTTAAACCGATCAAAGTGCTCAAGGGCAACTTTCGTGTCGGCCCCCAGGCCGCAGTTCCACGACAGGTGCTGGTCGTCTTACAGTTTACCGTCTCCATCGCCCTCATCATCGGAACGATCGTTGTTTACCAGCAGATCCGTTTTGCCCAGGACCGTCAGGTCGGTTACTCGCGTAAAGACCTGGTCAGTATCAATCTCGCCGGGGAGATGCAGGCTAAATATGACGTACTCCATAACGAACTGAAATCTGCAGGTGCGGTAATGGACATGGCGGAATCCTCCAGTCCGCTCACCAGCATCTGGTCGACCAGCACAGATTTCGACTGGCCGAGCAAGGCGCCGGATGTGAAGCAAGAGTTCGGCACGATAGCGGTCAGCAGTACATACGGTAAAACGGTCGGCTGGCAGTTTTCGTCCGGAAGAGATTTTATCGCTGCCTCAACGAGCGATTCCAGCGCATTTGTGATCAACGAGACCGCTGTTAAAGCGATGGCACTGAAAGACCCGTTGAATGCCGTGATCAAATCCGGCGGGGAAAGCTATCGCGTTATCGGTGTCGCCAAGGATATGGTGATGGAATCCCCCTTCAAACCGGCCTCGCCAACCCTCTTTTTTCTCAAAGGCGACCGGAACTGCCTGTTGCTCAAATTAAACCCGGCTTTAAGCGCGCAGGCAGCACTTGGAAAAGTGCTGAATGTTTTTAAGCGGGTCGCGCCCGGCACCCCGGTTGATTTTAAATTCGTGGATGAAGCCTATGCCGCTAAGTTCGCTGCAGAAGTACGGATCGGCAACCTGGCGGGTTGTTTTGCCGGGCTGGCGATACTCATCAGCTGTCTGGGTCTGTTTGGCATGGCCTCCTTTATGGCCGAGCAGCGCATCAAAGAAACGGGTATCCGAAAAATTTTGGGCGCATCGGTATTTAACTTATGGTATTCACAGGCGCTTGGTTTCGTTAAACTTGTCCTTGCGGCATTCTTGATCGCTGCACCATTGGCCTGGTATTTCATGCATAACTGGCTTGATAATTATCAGTACCGCATTTCTTTATCCTGGTGGATATTTGTAATTGCCGGCGGCGGGACGGTTTGCCTAACCTTGTTAACGGTGAGTTATCAAGCGGTTAAAACAGCGCTGACCAGTCCTGTAAAAAGCCTGAGGAATGAATAA
- a CDS encoding arylesterase translates to MHKLRLTIVLLAVMALAACGEKKKPADDTASQNKPAVAQADTSTLKTIVFFGNSLTAGYGLDDPSEAFPGVIKNKIDSLKLPYRVVNAGLSGETTAGGNSRISWLLKQKVDIFLLELGANDGLRGIPVDETSKNLQSIIDKVKAKYPQVKIVLLGMMVPPNMGADYSNKFKSVFPTLSAKNNTALVPFLLKDVAGIPALNQGDGIHPTAQGAKIAAENVWVVLKNLL, encoded by the coding sequence ATGCACAAATTAAGGTTAACAATCGTACTATTAGCAGTAATGGCTTTAGCGGCATGCGGCGAAAAAAAGAAACCCGCAGATGATACGGCTTCGCAAAATAAACCGGCAGTTGCACAGGCGGATACATCTACCTTAAAAACCATTGTCTTTTTTGGTAACAGCCTTACTGCCGGATATGGCCTGGATGATCCGTCTGAAGCCTTTCCGGGTGTTATTAAAAATAAGATAGACTCCCTGAAACTACCTTACCGTGTAGTAAACGCAGGCCTGAGCGGTGAAACAACTGCCGGAGGAAATAGCCGTATCAGTTGGCTGTTGAAACAAAAAGTAGATATTTTCCTGCTGGAACTTGGCGCCAATGACGGCCTGCGGGGTATCCCGGTAGACGAAACCAGTAAAAACCTGCAAAGCATTATTGATAAAGTAAAAGCCAAATACCCGCAGGTGAAAATTGTATTGCTTGGCATGATGGTACCGCCAAACATGGGTGCCGACTATTCTAATAAATTCAAGTCGGTATTCCCCACTCTTTCAGCAAAAAACAATACTGCGCTTGTGCCGTTCCTTTTGAAAGATGTGGCCGGCATTCCCGCTTTAAACCAGGGTGATGGCATTCATCCCACCGCACAGGGCGCTAAAATTGCAGCCGAAAACGTATGGGTGGTGCTGAAAAATCTGTTGTAA
- a CDS encoding ABC transporter permease produces MENGSVNYKRKINYRWLFNMAWRDSRKNRSRLFLFISAIVFGIAALVAIYSFKYNVQNDINGQAATLIGADLAISGNKPADAPLKRMLDSLGDKRSQERSFASMAYFPKSKGTRLVQVRALQGDFPYYGTIETTPIQAGTTFKKGQMALVDKTLMLQFNARVGDSIKIGNSLFLITGILNRAPGQSGVVAGIAPVVYIPMQYLQQTGLLKIGSRVNYSFYYKFTRPVNMDRLTKKIDPVLDKAGMRYDTIESRKENTGRNFGDLSKFLSLVGFVALLLGCVGVASAVHIYVREKIASIAIMRCLGVKASEAFLIYLIQIVGIGLIGSVTGAILGTAIQHLLPLIFKDFLPFTISVQISWMAIGQGILLGVIISILFALLPLISVRNISPLNTLRLSFDDAGISRDPLRWLVYALIVLFVTGFTFLQLDSWLGSLFFTLGILIAFMILAGVAWLLMRIMKLLINGSWSYLWRQGFANLYRPNNQTLILIVSIGLSTMFICILFFIQNILIGQVQLSSSGNQSNMILFDIQNSQKDAVADLTRKQGLPVLQQVPIVTLRIEQINGKTATDLQKDTTIKIPHGVFAYEYRVTFRDSLSSSEKLTNGTWIGKATPDKDVPVSVEENLAKRANLKIGDKMVFNVQGVQVPGYVSSIRKVNWGKVQTNFQIVFPTGVLEDAPQFQVLLTHVPSNKASAAFQRAIVRNFPNVSIIDLALILSVVDELLSKISYVIRFMSAFSIITGVVVLVASVRISKYQRIQESVLLRTLGASRKQIFTITALEYLFLGSLSALTGILIAFGGSWLLAKYSFEIPYTVSYLPAVILFFVISILTVIIGLLNSRDVLDKPPLEILRTNA; encoded by the coding sequence ATGGAAAACGGCTCTGTTAATTATAAACGAAAAATAAATTACCGTTGGCTGTTTAACATGGCCTGGCGCGATAGTCGTAAAAACCGATCTCGATTATTCCTTTTTATATCTGCTATTGTATTCGGTATAGCCGCGTTAGTTGCTATTTATTCATTTAAATACAATGTTCAGAACGATATAAACGGGCAGGCTGCTACCCTTATTGGTGCCGATTTAGCTATATCGGGCAACAAACCGGCAGATGCTCCGCTAAAGCGGATGCTTGATTCTTTGGGTGATAAAAGATCACAGGAACGCAGTTTTGCTTCTATGGCTTACTTTCCAAAAAGCAAGGGAACACGATTAGTGCAGGTACGCGCGCTTCAGGGCGATTTTCCTTACTACGGCACTATTGAAACCACTCCAATACAAGCCGGAACCACCTTTAAAAAAGGACAGATGGCTTTGGTTGATAAAACCCTGATGCTGCAATTTAACGCCCGTGTTGGAGATTCTATAAAAATTGGCAACAGCTTATTTTTAATTACCGGAATTTTAAACCGCGCCCCTGGCCAAAGCGGTGTGGTGGCAGGTATAGCCCCTGTGGTTTATATACCCATGCAATACCTGCAACAAACCGGGCTGTTAAAAATTGGCAGCCGGGTTAATTATAGTTTTTACTACAAATTCACCAGGCCTGTAAATATGGACAGGCTTACCAAAAAAATCGATCCTGTGCTTGATAAAGCGGGCATGAGGTATGATACTATTGAAAGCCGCAAGGAAAACACCGGTCGCAATTTTGGCGATCTGAGCAAGTTTTTATCATTGGTTGGTTTTGTAGCCCTGCTGCTGGGTTGTGTTGGCGTGGCCAGTGCAGTTCACATATACGTCCGCGAAAAAATTGCATCTATAGCTATTATGCGTTGCCTCGGGGTTAAAGCATCCGAAGCATTTTTAATATACCTCATCCAGATAGTGGGTATAGGACTCATCGGCTCTGTTACAGGCGCTATTTTGGGTACTGCGATACAACATTTACTGCCGCTGATATTTAAAGATTTTCTGCCGTTTACCATATCTGTACAAATATCGTGGATGGCTATTGGGCAGGGAATTTTATTAGGTGTAATCATATCCATACTATTTGCATTGTTACCGCTGATATCGGTGCGCAATATATCGCCGCTAAACACTTTGCGATTATCTTTTGATGATGCAGGCATTTCCCGCGATCCCCTGCGCTGGCTGGTATATGCCTTAATTGTGCTGTTTGTTACCGGATTTACCTTTTTACAACTGGATAGCTGGCTGGGAAGCTTATTTTTCACCCTCGGTATATTGATTGCCTTTATGATACTGGCAGGTGTGGCATGGCTTTTAATGCGCATAATGAAGCTGCTCATCAACGGATCATGGAGTTATTTATGGCGACAGGGCTTTGCCAATTTGTACCGGCCCAACAATCAAACCTTAATACTAATAGTATCTATCGGGCTGAGTACCATGTTTATATGTATATTATTTTTCATACAGAATATATTGATAGGCCAGGTACAGCTATCATCAAGCGGCAATCAATCTAACATGATATTGTTTGATATACAAAACAGTCAGAAAGATGCCGTGGCCGATTTAACCCGTAAACAGGGGTTACCTGTATTGCAACAAGTACCTATTGTAACCTTACGCATTGAGCAGATTAACGGCAAAACCGCTACCGATTTACAAAAGGATACTACCATAAAAATTCCGCATGGGGTATTTGCGTATGAATACCGGGTAACTTTCCGCGATTCACTTTCAAGCTCAGAAAAACTCACCAACGGCACATGGATAGGCAAAGCCACTCCGGATAAAGATGTACCTGTATCGGTTGAAGAAAACCTGGCCAAAAGGGCTAATCTTAAAATTGGCGATAAAATGGTTTTTAATGTACAGGGAGTGCAAGTGCCGGGTTATGTAAGCAGCATTCGTAAAGTAAACTGGGGTAAGGTGCAAACCAATTTCCAGATAGTTTTCCCCACCGGTGTATTGGAGGATGCTCCTCAGTTCCAGGTATTGCTTACGCATGTTCCGTCAAATAAAGCATCAGCGGCTTTCCAGCGGGCAATTGTGCGAAACTTCCCGAATGTATCCATCATTGATCTGGCCCTTATTTTAAGTGTGGTTGACGAGTTGCTCAGTAAAATAAGTTATGTGATACGTTTTATGAGCGCGTTTAGCATTATAACAGGCGTTGTAGTACTTGTTGCATCGGTACGCATCAGTAAATACCAGCGTATACAGGAGAGCGTTTTACTACGCACCCTGGGTGCAAGCCGTAAACAGATATTCACTATTACCGCATTGGAATATCTCTTTTTAGGCAGTTTATCGGCGCTTACCGGAATATTGATCGCCTTCGGAGGCAGCTGGTTACTGGCTAAATACAGTTTTGAAATACCTTATACGGTAAGCTATTTACCCGCTGTAATATTATTTTTCGTTATATCCATACTAACCGTTATCATTGGCTTGTTAAATAGCAGAGACGTTTTAGACAAACCACCTCTGGAAATATTAAGGACCAACGCTTAA
- a CDS encoding GNAT family N-acetyltransferase, translating into MASNFNPEANYILEDEQVLLRPLQADDFENLLPFALHEPDTWGFSLTSAKGYDGMRNYINAALEAKASGREYPFIVYDKKTEQYAGCTRFYDIQPQYESLQLGYTWYGEKFRGTGLNKHCKFLLLQLAFETLDMKRVEFRADARNDRSIAAMKSIGCQVEGILRSHTPAGDGTRRNSIVLSILQPEWQQGVKERLKAKL; encoded by the coding sequence ATGGCCTCAAATTTTAACCCGGAAGCTAATTACATTTTAGAAGATGAGCAGGTATTGCTCAGGCCTTTGCAAGCTGATGATTTTGAAAACTTATTACCCTTTGCCCTTCATGAGCCCGATACCTGGGGATTTTCTTTAACAAGTGCCAAAGGTTATGATGGGATGCGCAATTATATTAATGCCGCATTAGAAGCAAAGGCATCTGGCAGGGAATATCCTTTTATTGTGTACGATAAAAAGACAGAACAATATGCCGGCTGTACCCGCTTTTACGATATTCAGCCACAGTATGAATCTTTACAACTGGGCTACACCTGGTATGGTGAGAAGTTCAGGGGTACAGGGTTAAATAAACACTGCAAGTTTTTACTACTGCAACTCGCATTCGAAACGCTCGACATGAAGAGGGTTGAGTTTAGGGCCGATGCCCGTAATGACCGCAGTATAGCGGCTATGAAAAGTATTGGCTGCCAGGTTGAAGGTATTTTAAGGAGCCACACACCAGCTGGAGATGGGACACGGCGAAATTCAATCGTCCTAAGCATTTTGCAACCCGAATGGCAGCAAGGGGTTAAGGAACGGCTGAAGGCTAAGCTGTAA